A stretch of Oryza brachyantha chromosome 4, ObraRS2, whole genome shotgun sequence DNA encodes these proteins:
- the LOC102719855 gene encoding acyl-protein thioesterase 1 homolog 1-like has product MSYYGGISSGGWGSRRVEYGRTYVVRPKGRHQATIVWLHGLGDNGASWSQLLDSLSLPNIKWICPTAATRPVTAFGGFPCTAWFDVDDISVDGHDDIEGLDASAAHIANLLSSEPPDVKVGIGGFSMGAAAALHSAACYAHGKFASGMPYPITLSAVISLSGWLPCSRTLRSKMESSHMAARRAASLPILLSHGRVDEVVPYRNADRSVDTLRSSGFLYLNFKSYNGLGHYTIPEEMDDVSKWISSRLGLDRSR; this is encoded by the exons ATGAGCTATTATGGAGGCATCTCTTCTG GTGGATGGGGCAGTCGGAGAGTCGAGTACGGGAGGACATATGTGGTGAGGCCAAAGGGGAGGCACCAGGCCACCATTGTGTGGCTCCATGGCCTAGGTGACAATGGTGCAAG CTGGTCCCAGCTCCTGGATTCTCTTTCATTGCCAAAT ATCAAGTGGATTTGCCCCACCGCAGCAACCCGGCCAGTCACTGCTTTCGGTGGATTCCCTTGCACTGCAT GGTTTGATGTGGACGATATCTCAGTGGATGGCCACGATGATATTGAAGGACTGGATGCTTCAGCTGCACATATTGCAAACCTGTTGTCATCAGAGCCACCTGATG TGAAGGTTGGGATTGGTGGTTTCAGCATGGGTGCAGCTGCTGCCCTCCACTCTGCAGCATGCTACGCTCATGGCAAATTCGCAAGCGGCATGCCCTACCCAATCACACTCAGTGCAGTCATCAGCTTGAGTGGCTGGCTCCCTTGCTCCAG GACCCTGAGGAGCAAGATGGAGAGTTCACACATGGCTGCAAGAAGAGCTGCCTCCTTGCCGATCCTACTAAGTCATGGAAGAG TGGATGAGGTTGTACCCTACAGGAATGCTGACAGATCAGTCGACACTCTGCGTTCCTCAGGGTTCTTGTATCTGAATTTCAAATCCTACAATGG GCTAGGCCACTATACCATCCCTGAAGAAATGGACGATGTCAGCAAATGGATCAGCTCGCGACTTGGCCTCGACAGATCACGCTAA
- the LOC121054171 gene encoding uncharacterized protein LOC121054171 — protein sequence MDDDVVIVVAAARERAAARQPSRQGSLRLRALAPGSIDVQAGAAADAEVIPLLTPLHAAPAATAASGQPSSGGHHAMTAAAASRHALRTEVGGGGGGGRCVAVGKTRLPAWWWHPAVPPFVNDQPSSSSSPSIGFVFQNCV from the coding sequence AtggacgacgacgtcgtcaTCGTTGTTGCagcggcgagggagagggcggcggcgaggcagccGAGCCGGCAGGGGAGCCTCCGGCTGCGCGCGCTCGCGCCGGGGTCCATCGACGTccaggccggcgccgccgccgacgccgaggtaATCCCGCTGCTCACGCCGCTCCATGCcgccccggcggcgacggcggcatcCGGTCAGCCGTCGTCCGGCGGCCACCATGCGATGACGGCGGCCGCAGCGAGCAGGCATGCGCTGCGCacggaggtcggcggcggaggcggaggcgggcggTGCGTCGCCGTGGGGAAGACGAGGCTGCCGGCGTGGTGGTGGCACCCGGCGGTGCCGCCGTTCGTGAATGAtcagccgtcgtcgtcgtcgtcgccgtcgattGGGTTTGTGTTCCAGAACTGCGTTTGA
- the LOC121054152 gene encoding LOW QUALITY PROTEIN: uncharacterized protein LOC121054152 (The sequence of the model RefSeq protein was modified relative to this genomic sequence to represent the inferred CDS: substituted 2 bases at 2 genomic stop codons), protein MTEVTLSYVNIIIKNLNHLRPEKPMMTHDEMTDGIVHSSNEVDLANXVSRGFRSPXQFIGTSNVASRRVIKKVVRNVVQRLEKCGLVKINDYNRCDLNLWKNRVTKVSKVCEEIVEDRDELEKDFFFFQQNHAKLATENGKLEKKIAELEEKLDCNMRDKEGTIKSSLRISRTVC, encoded by the coding sequence ATGActgaagtaactttaagttatgtgaatattataataaaaaatttgaatcatCTTAGACCAGAGAAACCAATGATGACACACGATGAAATGACAGATGGTATCGTCCATTCCTCTAATGAAGTTGATCTTGCAAACTAGGTGTCTAGAGGGTTCCGAAGTCCATAACAATTCATAGGAACATCAAATGTCGCTTCGAGAAGAGTTATCAAAAAAGTGGTTCGTAACGTTGTCCAAAGGCTAGAGAAATGTGGCCTTGTTAAGATCAATGACTACAACCGGTGTGATTTGAATTTATGGAAAAACAGAGTCACGAAGGTTAGTAAAGTATGCGAAGAAATTGTGGAAGATAGAGATGAGCTTGAGaaagatttctttttttttcaacaaaaccaTGCTAAATTAGCTACAGAGAACGGTAAACTAGAGAAGAAGATAGCTGAGTTGGAAGAGAAACTAGATTGCAATATGAGAGATAAGGAGGGAACGATAAAGTCATCATTGAGAATTAGTAGAACTGTGTGCTAA
- the LOC102720697 gene encoding acyl transferase 15-like, with the protein MKNAVTKSSPEVVTPSTKPSPAAALAGDISLSSFDKALAFAPFTSFHVFKNAIAEPAMTIKRALSQALVYYYPIAGRAVGAAGDDGDRQLRVSCTGEGVAFVAATASCALEDVRMFDRPFAAMLKELAVEYGAEGCGEGDPLLLMQVTEFACGGFVVGVTWNHVIADGAGIAQFLQAVGDLARGLPRPCVLPVSCGDDSLPELPPLVAAIEKTMMTLENKAFAYLDVTVPSTLIGRVKAEVAGDADYSGEPCTTFEAVTAVLWRSRTRAVVPDRDAPAPLVFAANVRKYVGAKEGYYGNCVTSQVTVPTSGEVANGDLKDVVRLIRRAKEQIPLQFENAAMNGAGARMEQQEIMGVLFGYDAFYVASWRNIGFEAPDMGGGRAARVMCHVEPAAVPSCVACLPREEAAGGASVLSLCVREEHVDAFLAELSSLG; encoded by the coding sequence ATGAAGAACGCGGTGACCAAGTCCTCGCCGGAGGTTGTCACCCCGTCGACcaagccgtcgccggcggcggcgctggccggcgacatcagcctctcctccttcGACAAGGCTCTCGCCTTCGCTCCGTTCACGTCGTTCCACGTCTTCAAAAATGCGATCGCCGAGCCGGCCATGACGATCAAGAGGGCTCTGTCCCAAGCTCTGGTCTACTACTACCCCATCGCCGGCCGAGCTGTCGGAgctgccggcgacgacggggaccGGCAGCTCCGTGTCTCGTGCACCGGCGAGGGCGTGGCCTTCGTTgccgcgacggcgagctgcGCTCTCGAGGACGTGAGAATGTTCGACCGGCCGTTCGCGGCGATGCTGAAGGAGCTCGCCGTCGAGTACGGCGCGGAGGGTTGCGGCGAGGGCGACCCGCTCCTGCTCATGCAGGTGACGGAGTTCGCCTGCGGTGGTTTCGTCGTCGGGGTCACGTGGAACCACGTCAtcgccgacggcgcggggaTCGCCCAGTTCCTGCAGGCCGTCGGCGACCTCGCGCGCGGGCTGCCCCGGCCGTGCGTCCTGCCGGTGAGCTGCGGCGATGACTCCCTCCCGGAGCTGCCGCCGCTGGTCGCCGCCATCGAGAAGACGATGATGACCCTGGAGAACAAGGCGTTCGCGTACCTTGACGTCACCGTCCCTTCCACCCTGATCGGACGCGTCAAGGCGGAGGTCGCCGGAGACGCGGACTACAGCGGCGAGCCGTGCACCACGTTCGaggccgtcaccgccgtgctctGGCGGAGCCGCACGCGCGCGGTCGTCCCCGACCGCGACGCACCCGCGCCGCTGGTCTTCGCGGCCAACGTGCGCAAGTACGTCGGCGCCAAGGAGGGGTACTACGGCAACTGCGTCACCTCGCAGGTGACCGTGCCGACGAGCGGCGAGGTGGCGAACGGCGACCTCAAGGACGTGGTGAGGCTGATCCGGCGAGCCAAGGAGCAGATACCGCTGCAGTTCGAGAACGCCGCCATGAACGGGGCCGGGGCACGCATGGAGCAGCAGGAGATCATGGGCGTGCTGTTCGGGTACGACGCGTTCTACGTGGCGAGCTGGAGGAACATCGGGTTCGAGGCGCCGGACATgggcggcgggagggcggCGCGGGTGATGTGCCACGTGGAGCCGGCGGCCGTGCCGAGCTGCGTGGCGTGCCTGCCGCGGGAGgaagccgccggcggcgcaaGCGTTCTGTCGCTCTGCGTCAGGGAGGAGCACGTCGACGCGTTCCTCGCAGAATTGTCAAGCCTTGGCTGA